One window of Channa argus isolate prfri chromosome 4, Channa argus male v1.0, whole genome shotgun sequence genomic DNA carries:
- the atp6v1e1a gene encoding V-type proton ATPase subunit E 1a: MALTDADVQKQIKHMMAFIEQEASEKVEEIDAKAEEEFNIEKGRLVQTQRVKIMEYYEKKEKQIEQHKKIQMSNLRNQARLKVLKARDDMIMDLLNEAHQRLAQIVKDPIRYATLLEGLVLQGFYQLLEPKVFIRCRQQDVELVQAAVIKSILIYKEAVKRNIEVRIDQQRFLPSAICGGLEMYNDNGKIKVSNTLESRLELLAQQMMPKIREKLFGANPNRKFLD; the protein is encoded by the exons ATGGCGCTCACTGACGCTGACGTTCAGAAACAG ATCAAGCACATGATGGCCTTCATTGAGCAAGAAGCCAGTGAAAAAGTTGAGGAAATTGATGCTAAG GCAGAGGAGGAGTTCAACATTGAGAAAGGTCGTTTGGTGCAAACTCAGAGGGTCAAAATCATGGAATATTATgagaagaaggaaaagcagATTGAACAACATAAGAAAAT TCAGATGTCAAACCTGAGGAATCAAGCGAGGCTAAAGGTGTTGAAGGCCCGGGATGACATGATCATG GATCTGTTGAATGAGGCCCATCAAAGACTTGCACAGATTGTCAAGGACCCTATTAGATACGCCACCCTGTTGGAAGGCCTGGTGCTTCAG gGATTCTATCAACTGCTGGAACCTAAAGTTTTCATTCGCTGCCGACAGCAGGATGTGGAACTGGTTCAG GCTGCAGTTATTAAGAGTATCCTTATCTACAAAGAGgcagtgaaaagaaacattGAAGTCAGAATTGACCAGCAACGTTTTCTACCATCAGCCAT CTGCGGAGGATTGGAAATGTATAATGATAATGGCAAAATCAAAGTTTCCAACACTTTGGAGAGCAGGCTAGAACTTTTGGCACAGCAG ATGATGCCCAAAATTAGAGAGAAATTGTTTGGTGCGAACCCCAACCGCAAATTCTTGGATTAG